Proteins from a genomic interval of Sparus aurata chromosome 21, fSpaAur1.1, whole genome shotgun sequence:
- the LOC115572961 gene encoding tripartite motif-containing protein 16-like produces the protein MAEKGVQLEREAISCPICLDLLKDPVTILCGHSYCMNCIQSYWDTENEKKVYSCPQCRQSFTPRPVLVKNTMLAFLVEELKKTGLQAALADLCYAGPEDVACDVCTGRKRKAQNSCLVCLASYCEEHLQPHHDVPPLKKHKLVEPSEKLQENICSRHDEVMKMFCRTDQQCICYLCSVDEHKGHDTVSAAAERTERQRELEGSRHNIQQRIQDREEDVKLLQQEVEAINGSADKAVEHSEKIFTQLIRLMEERRSDVKQQVRSQQETEVSRVKELQEKLEQEITELKRKDAELKKLSHTEDHNQFLHNYPSLSALSESTHSSRIKICPLKYFEDVTAAVSELRDKLQDVLRETWTNISLTVTDVDVLLSNPQRENKRRPWFLKYSREITLDPNTVNSYLLLSEGNRKVTFTSKEQSYSDHPDRFAWQQVLSRESLTRCCYWEVKWRGGKKGGVCVAVTYQNIKRRGGCGFGLNDKSWSLDCNNDKYRFLHKAVETRVSGPRSSRVGVYLDHSADILSFYSVSETMTLLHRVETTFTQPLYAGLCVYRDGSAAELSKLI, from the coding sequence ATGGCGGAGAAAGGAGTTCAGCTGGAACGGGAAGCGATTTCCTGTCccatctgtttggatctactgaaggatccggtgactattctctgtggacacagctactgcatgaaCTGTATTCAAAGCTACTGGGACACAGAAAATGAGAAGAAAgtctacagctgccctcagtgtaggcagagcttcacaccgaggcctgtcctggtgaaaaacaccatgttagcatttttggtggaggagctgaagaagactggactccaagctgctcttgctgatctctgctatgctggacctgaagatgtggcctgtgatgtctgcactgggagaaAACGGAAAGCCCAAAACTCCTGTCTGGTCTGTTTGGCCTCTTATTGTGAGGAACACCTCCAACCACATCATGATGTACCtccattaaagaaacacaagctggtggagccgtcagagaagctccaggagaacatctgctctcgtcatgatgaggtgatgaagatgttctgccgtactgatcagcagtgtatctgttatctctgctctgtggacgaacataaaggccacgacacagtgtcagctgcagcagagaggactgagaggcagagagagctggaggggagtcgacacaacatccagcagagaatccaggacagagaggaagatgtgaagctgcttcaacaggaggtggaggccatcaatggctctgctgataaagcagtggagcacagtgagaagatcttcacccagctgatccgtctcatggaggaaagacgctctgatgtgaagcagcaggtcagatcccagcaggaaactgaagtgagtcgagtcaaagagcttcaggagaagctggagcaggagatcactgagctgaagaggaaagacgctgagctgaagaagctctcacacacagaggatcacaaccagtttctacacaactacccctcactgtcagcactcagtgagtctacacactcatccagaaTCAAGATctgtcctctcaagtactttgaggatgtgacagcagctgtgtcagagctcagagacaaactacaagatgtcctgagagagacatggaccaacatctcactgacagtgactgatgtggatgttttactgtcaaacccacAACGAGAGAACAAGAGGAGACCTTGGTTCTTAAAATACTCgcgtgaaatcacactggatccaaataCAGTAAACTCAtatctgttattatctgagggaaACAGAAAAGTAACATTTACGTCGAAAGAACAGTCTTATTCtgatcacccagacagattTGCCTGGCagcaggtcctgagtagagagagtctgactcgATGTTGTTACTGGGAAGTGAagtggagaggagggaaaaagggAGGAGTTTGTGTAGCAGTCACATACCAGAATATCAAGAGAAGGGGTGGATGTGGATTTGGACTTaatgacaaatcttggtcaTTAGATTGTAACAATGACAAATATAGATTTCTTCACAAGGCAGTTGAAACTCGTgtctcaggtcctcggtcctccagagttggagtgtacctggatcacagtgcagatattctgtccttctacagcgtctctgaaaccatgactctcctccacagagtcgagaccacattcactcagcctctctatgctggactttGTGTTTATCGTGATGGCTCCGCTGCTGAGTTAAGTAAACTCATATAG
- the LOC115572962 gene encoding tripartite motif-containing protein 16-like, giving the protein MAEKGVQLEREAISCPVCLDLLKDPVTILCGHSYCMNCIKSHWDKEDEKKTYSCPQCRQSFTPRPVLVKSTMLAFLVEELKKTGLQAAPADHCYAGPEDVACDVCTGRKRKALNSCLVCLASYCEKHLQPHHDVPPLKKHKLVEPYKKLQENICSRHDEVMKMFCRTDQQCICYLCSVDEHKGHDTVSAAAERTERQRELEGSRHNIQQRIQDREEDVKLLQQEVEAINGSADKAVEHSEKIFTQLIRLMEERRSDVKQQVRSQQETEVSRVKELQEKLEQEITELKRKDAELKKLSHTEDHNQFLHNYPSLSALSESPHPSSLNLCTLNYFEDVTAAVSELRDKLQDDLRETWTNISLTVTQVDVLLPHEPKTRADFLRNSHELTMDPNTGHVNLLLSEGNKKATVIRAEQFFLCHPDRFTDWWQVLSRESLTGRSYWEVEWKGGAIYIAVTYKSICREGRWNDAFLGCNEESWALRCDSCSYKLHHNKVQTRVSGPRSSRIGVYLDHSAGILSFYSVSETMTLLHRVQTTFTQPLYAGVRFSYYGDTAEFSEVK; this is encoded by the coding sequence ATGGCGGAGAAAGGAGTTCAGCTGGAACGGGAAGCGATTTCCTGTCccgtctgtttggatctactgaaggatccggtgactattctctgtggacacagctactgcatgaaCTGTATTAAATCCCACTGGGACaaagaggatgagaagaaaacctacagctgccctcagtgtaggcagagcttcacaccgaggcctgtccTGGTGAAAAGCACCATGTTAGCATTTttggtggaggagctgaagaagactggactccaagctgctcctgctgatcactgctatgctggacctgaagatgtggcctgtgatgtctgcactgggaggaaacggAAAGCACTCAACTCCTGTCTGGTCTGTttggcctcttactgtgagaaacacctccaaCCACATCATGATGTACCtccattaaagaaacacaagctggtggagccctacaagaagctccaggagaacatctgctctcgtcatgatgaggtgatgaagatgttctgccgtactgatcagcagtgtatctgttatctctgctctgtggacgaacataaaggccacgacacagtgtcagctgcagcagagaggactgagaggcagagagagctggaggggagtcgacacaacatccagcagagaatccaggacagagaggaagatgtgaagctgcttcaacaggaggtggaggccatcaatggctctgctgataaagcagtggagcacagtgagaagatcttcacccagctgatccgtctcatggaggaaagacgctctgatgtgaagcagcaggtcagatcccagcaggaaactgaagtgagtcgagtcaaagagcttcaggagaagctggagcaggagatcactgagctgaagaggaaagacgctgagctgaagaagctctcacacacagaggatcacaaccagtttctacacaactacccctcactgtcagcactcagtgagtctccACACCCATCCAGCCTCAATCTCTGTACTCTGAactactttgaggatgtgacagcagctgtgtcagagctcagagacaaactacaggacgacctgagagagacatggaccaacatctcactgacagtgactcaagtggatgttttactgccaCATGAGCcaaagaccagagctgacttcttaagaaATTCACATGAACTCACAATGGATCCAAACACTGGACACGTAAAtttgttattatctgaggggaacaaaaAAGCAACAGTAATTAGGGCGGAACAGTTTTTTCTgtgtcacccagacagattcactgattggtggcaggtcctgagtagagagagtctgactggacgtagttactgggaggtggagtggaaaGGGGGGGCAATTTATATAGCTGTCACATACAAAAGTATTTGCAGAGAAGGGAGGTGGAACGATGCTTTTCTTGGATGCAATGAAGAATCTTGGGCGTTAAGATGCGACAGTTGCAGTTATAAACTTCATCACAACAAAGTTCAAACTCGTgtctcaggtcctcggtcctccagaattggagtgtacctggatcacagtgcaggtattctgtccttctacagcgtctctgaaactatgactctcctccacagagtccagaccacattcactcagcctctctatgctggagttAGGTTTTCTTATTATGGAGACACTGCTGAGTTCAGTGAAGTCAAATAG